The genomic stretch GGAGGCCACACCGGGAACGGCCAGCAGCGACACGGCGACGCACAACGCCTTGAGCTTCATACGTGGAACTCCTTGGGCTCCAGTGGAGAAGGGAGCCGCGCGAAGGCTGCCCAGCACGAGCCCGGGCGTCCAGCACGCAGATGCCCGCCATCCGGGGGGCCCTGGCGCCCGGTCGGCCGGTGGGTGTGACGCGGCCTCCGGGAAAACTTGCCTCGGCGTGTGGGCGGAGCAGCATGGTGCCCGGGCTCGGTCCCAGCAGCGTCAGCGACAGCGAGGCAGCCGTGGGCAGCAGCAGTCGAACGGAGCGGTGGCGGTATCTCCTCTCGGGGCACCGGGTGGGGTCGGAGACGAAGCCGGCGGACGCCGTGGTCGAACGGCCGCAGGTCCCGGACGACCAGCTCCCGTTGGACGAGCGCACCCCGTACGACGTCGACTACGACCGCATCGTCTTCTCCAGCGAGTTCCGTTGCCTGCACGACAAGACGCAGGTGTTCCCCCTGTCGTCGAGCGACTACACGCGCACCCGGCTCACCCACAGCATCGAGGCCTCGTGCGTGGGGCGCTCGTTGGGCCAGCTGGCGGGGCGGGGCCTGCGGCTCCAGGACGTGAAGGTGGAGCCCTCGCACCTGGGCACCATCGTCGCGGCGGCGTGCCTGGCGCACGACATCGGCAATCCGCCCTTCGGCCACTCGGGCGAGGCGGCCATCCAGCACTGGGTGGAGCAGCGCCTGGCGAAGCCGGGCGAGGCGCGTGGGGGGCGAGGGAGCCCCTTCACGTCGACCGAGGAGTGGAGCGACCTGGCGCGCTTCGAGGGCAACGCGCAGGGCTTCCGCATCCTCAACCGGCTCCAGTCCCGCGAGCGGCGAGGGGGCCTGCGCTACACGGCGGCGACGCTGGGGGCGATGAGCAAGTATCCGCGCCCGTCGGTGCTCCCGGGTGGCCGCGCGGCGGACAAGGCCCGCGTGTCGGAGAAGAAGTTCGGATACTTCCAGGACGACCAGGTGCTGGCGCTGGAGGCCTACCGGGCGACGGCGCTGCGGGAGCGCGAGCCGGGCGTCTTCTCGCGTCACCCGCTGGCCTTCCTCGTCGAGGCGGCGGACGACATCTGCTACGCGGTCATCGACCTGGAGGACTCCGCCAAGCTGGGGCTCATCCCCACGAAGATGGCGTGCGAGCTGCTCGACGCGGTGCTCCCGCCTCCGGTGAAGGACAAGCGTCCGCCCCCGGCGCACCCGGAGACGCGGCTGGCGCAGGCCCGCGCGCGAGCCATCGGCGTGCTCATCCAGGCCAGCGTGAAGGTGTTCCTGGAGAACGTGAAGGCCATGGAGGACGGCGAGTGGGAGCTACCCCTCATCTCCGCGCGTGATGACGTGCGGGTGCCCCTGAAGGAAATCAAGGAGGTCACCCGTCGCCACGGCTATGAAAGCGAGCGCGTGCTGCAAATCGAGAGCGCGGGCTTCAAAACGTTGGGCGGTCTGCTGGACATGTTCGCGATGGCGGTGACGACGGATACGCCGAACCGCGAGGAGCGCAAGCTGCGGCAGCTGTTGCCGCTGGAGTTGTTCCAGCGGCCGGACGACCCGCTGCGCGGCGAGGACATGGGCCAGGCGCTCGCGCGGCTCAGCATGTACCAGCGCCTGCTGTGCGTGACGGACTCCATCGCCGGGATGACGGACGGCTTCGCGGTGGAGCTCTACCAGCGACTGTCCGGCATCAAGCTCCCGACGTAGTCGTCACGCGTGCGCGCCCTCTTCCCGGGACGCGGGGCGCGACTGGCCCCGCCCCTCCAGGAGGAAGAGGGAGTCGTCGATGGCCAGGATGTTGCCGGACGGGTCCTTGAACCATGCGGCCTTGGAGGCGCCCATCTCGGCGATGCCGTCGCGTGTCTTGATGCCCATCTCCGGGATGTCGTACTCCTCGAACTTCACGCCCTTGAGGCGCAGCCGCTTCACGGCGTCCTCGACGTCGGCGACCGCGAAGGAGCAGGCGGTGGCGGTGGATCCGGAGGGCGCGGGCCGCTCGTAGACGAGCAGGAACGAGCCATCGCCGACGCGGTAGAGCGTGGCGCCCTCCTCGCCCTCTGGTGTGTCGACCTCCTCGAAGCCCAGCAGGCCTTCGT from Myxococcus stipitatus encodes the following:
- the dgt gene encoding dGTP triphosphohydrolase, which translates into the protein MGSETKPADAVVERPQVPDDQLPLDERTPYDVDYDRIVFSSEFRCLHDKTQVFPLSSSDYTRTRLTHSIEASCVGRSLGQLAGRGLRLQDVKVEPSHLGTIVAAACLAHDIGNPPFGHSGEAAIQHWVEQRLAKPGEARGGRGSPFTSTEEWSDLARFEGNAQGFRILNRLQSRERRGGLRYTAATLGAMSKYPRPSVLPGGRAADKARVSEKKFGYFQDDQVLALEAYRATALREREPGVFSRHPLAFLVEAADDICYAVIDLEDSAKLGLIPTKMACELLDAVLPPPVKDKRPPPAHPETRLAQARARAIGVLIQASVKVFLENVKAMEDGEWELPLISARDDVRVPLKEIKEVTRRHGYESERVLQIESAGFKTLGGLLDMFAMAVTTDTPNREERKLRQLLPLELFQRPDDPLRGEDMGQALARLSMYQRLLCVTDSIAGMTDGFAVELYQRLSGIKLPT
- a CDS encoding VOC family protein, whose amino-acid sequence is MSFSRTKVVPTLAVTDLEAARAFYEGLLGFEEVDTPEGEEGATLYRVGDGSFLLVYERPAPSGSTATACSFAVADVEDAVKRLRLKGVKFEEYDIPEMGIKTRDGIAEMGASKAAWFKDPSGNILAIDDSLFLLEGRGQSRPASREEGAHA